The DNA region CAACTCGGAGTGGATGAAATCTAAACTCCTACTCTGTCCAGCGAGTAGGAGAGAAGGAATGACCTTATCCGGTACGTTATTGAGGGGATTCCCAGAGGGGGTGAGAAGTAGTCAAAGATTACTTACAGGTCCCTCCTACCCTGAGGTTCTGTCACTCCATGAACTGGactatgattttctttttgacaaaCCCCTTTCTacagctgggcctcagtttctataCATGTGAAGTGAGCAGTTTGGTCTGTGTTTTCTCTCGCCCTCCTTCTAGCACTGATGGTCTACGACTCTCCTGGAAGCCACCTTTGGGCCCACTCCTGTAGTGGAGAGGTAAGACCAGAGAGCAGACACAAGACCCAACAGCTCTGTCTGAGGGGAGTACAAAGTCCAGTAACACACTTGCACTCTCAACAACACAGTGTGGCCAAGCTACACACACAGTCACCCACACCCTTGTCCACCACACACCTGGGGTCACATTATTGTGCCCGGAAACATCACCTCACATCCACAGTGTCCCGCAGCCACTGTCTTCCAAAATCTCAGGCCCAGAGACCCCCACTTACCTTGAGCAAGTGAGGCAACTGCTGAGCGGCCAGTTCCCTAAACTCATCGATGCTGAGGCTACCCTTCCGGCCCCCCTGCCCTGCAAAGGTGAAGAAGGTGCTGACCACTGTCTCAATGGCCGCCTCCAGCTCAGTCAGTGGCTCTGCTGCCATCAGGACTCTgtaggacagggagggagagaaagggagagttaGAATAGACCAGagtgccctgccctgcctggcaTTGCCACCTCAGGCCCCTGCCTGGAAGAAGCATTATGGGCCAGGAGAGAGGGGACAAGGAtggagcctggggcagggacCAGGAAACAACAGCTCAGCGTAGGTGGGGGAAGGGTGTTTGCTTCCAGAAACACCATCCTCTCTAGGTCTGAGCCTGGTGGTCCTTTCCAAGTGTCAGTGCCTTGGGGACCCCTTGGTGGTGGCCCTTCGGTCTGGAGACCCCTCTGAGAGGAGGCACTTTGGAGCGGCCCCTCTGTGGCCTTCAGTCCCAAGGGCCCTTTCTTGGAGGCTCACCCGGTCCCAAGGGGTCATGAGGCTGCTTGTCTCCAAAGCTTGTTTGTGCAGTGACCCCGCCCGCCCACACGCTCCCGCCCGCTCTTCCCAGCAGACAAGCCCGGGGTCAGGCGGCCGCCGGCTGCGGTCAGCCTGCGATCAGGCCGCAGGCACCCCGCCCCGCAGGGGCAGcgggcccagggcccagcccacTCCTCCAGCCCCTTCCCGCCACTCCCCTCCACGAGGACAGCGGCCGGCCCCCCAAAGCCTCCCGAACCCCAGTCCGAGCTGGCTCGGGGAGACGCCCGGGagccccggggcgggggtggtgggggcgAGGGGCGGGAAGGCGCCCGGCCCCAGGGTGGGGGCACGGGACTCACCGCGGCAGGGGGAGGTGGGCGCAGGagccagagggcaggagggagcggagccccagcccagcccggaGGTGTCCAGCTTCTGCCTTGATGCCGGAGGGAGGAGACCGCCGAGGCCCGCCTCTCGCCCGCCTCCTGCCCCCCAGCATCCGGGCGGGGTGCCCGGGTCCCCCCGCCCGACCCGGCCCACGCGCGCCCCTCTGCAGGGGGCAGGCGGGAAGGCGCCTCCCGGACAGACCCCCTCTGGGCACCGGAAGCCCACCGCCCCGGTAGGCTCTGCATCCTAGAGGCCCGAGAGGGAGCCCTGCCCAGGAGTTCAGTCTGAGAAGCACCACTGAGAGCCCTTCCGAATGAGATCCTGAAAAGGACCCTGCAGCCCAAGACCCCCAAGAGGCTCCCACACACAGAGGGGAATCCCGCTGAGACCCCCGTGGAGAAAGATTTCCTGGACCGAAATCTCTCAGCGGGGAGTGAGACTCCCAAGATGAAGGGATTCACTGAGAGGTCCCCTCACTGAGACCCCTCAGCAGGATCCTCCCCTTTCCTGccagtgctggggtgggggtggggcgaggCCTCTCCGGGTCCCTCCCAGGACctttcccacccccttcctcctgggccctgcctgctggtgcccagcagggaggggggaggcaacTGAGGCTGGACAAGAGGACACAGGGCAGCCTGTTCTAGCCCAGGAGACAGAGGGCGCCTCTGTCCGCTCCTGGCCCCTTGCCCCACTGGGTGTCTGTCTGTGAAGGGGTGgagccagtggggggggggggtcagtgggGGAAGGGCTGAAGACAGGTCTCCCCACACAGCTCCCTTAGCCACATTTGCAGACTCGTCCGTCTGTCCAGAACCTGCTCCCACCTCGGGTCCGGGCTGACAGTAAGTATCCTGTGTCTCCTGTGCTCGGTCTCTCCTGTGGCCAGCTTGGGGGAAAGGGGACTTCAGCAGGGCTCCTCAAGTCTGGGGACAATAGCATTGTGCTGCACCGAGGGTCTGGGAGGGGTTTGAGTGACAGCAGTTTGGGATTCGGGGGAGACAGGGTTTGGACAGTAGTGCAGGGAAGCAAGTGAAGGTCAGAGGGAGGTCTGTGGTATTCCTCAGAGAATGAAGAAGCCAGTGGGGAGCCCAGCCACCAAGCTTCCAGGAGATCAAGCCCTCCTACCACAGAGCCCTCAGAGTGCCCTCCCAAGGCTCCCTCACTCTCCCGGTGCTGGGGAAGGGAGCCAGCTCCCACCTTGCTTCCAGGCGGGTACGAATAAGAAGGCAAATGTAACTGTTGCTTCTGTCCCCATACCCACCACCACCCAGCCTTGCCAAGGGCTCAGGTCCCAGGGAAATCTGGGGGTGGCAGAGCATGGACCATGTGAGATCAAGAGGAGGGGGCATTAGGGTACTGTACCCACTCCCAACTTTCCTTTCACGTGACCTTCCCTTTCTTGGCTCAGACTTTCAGACTCCTCTTTCCTTCAagtctttccctttgttttcctgtctgccccctccctgccaaaGTACTCTCCAAACGGCCCCTACATAAAATCCCAGGCTGCTCAAGGGCTCCAGGCAACCTCTAAGTGCCCCTACTGGATGGGGCCAATAACTGAGCCACCAACAGCCCTCCCCCACAAACACTCTTATCCCTCCATCAGTCCCGGCTTGGGTTCCATCTCCCCAGGTCTCTGCGACAACTGCTTCTCATGTCCAGAGTTCAGGTGACACTCACAAGGTTCCCACTGTAAAGGTGGAATGTCATTTGATCAGGGCCCATTGTTCAGCCCCCCAGGCCTGGGGAAAGACAAGGACACCTGATCTGAGACACCTGATCTGAGACACCTGAGCTGTCCCCTGAGGCTGTGAAGGGGATGACCATCCCAAGGCCAGAAGAAAGAGGCCCACTGGCTTGGCAGTCCCCTCTCCTCAACAAAACCCTCcgtttttctcttcttctctccccttgAATTCAGAGGACATACTCAGCCTTTTATCTCCCCCAACATATATCAGACCCATTCTCCCACTACCACTGTCCCCACATCATCCAGGCTGGGCCTAGGCGAGGGAGTGGGCAGCAGCAGGGACAAGGCCCCAGGGGTCTCCTCTCCCTCACACTGGAAGCCCTGGCTCTGGGGAAAGGCTTGGTCATTCCTCTCTCGATTCCCACCATCAGCCGATGGAAGGCCTGATTCTGCAGAGAAGTAAGAGGAACCAAACTAGAGGTAATGGAGATGCACCCCGGGGAAACCGAAGTGACCTGTTCAGGAGAGAGCAGAGTTAAAGGACCAAAAGAGGCCCCAGTCTGCTGACAGGAAGCTCAGAGGCACTTAGATCCCCGTCCCCATGAAGCCTTGGGCCAGCCACTCTGGCTGCCACTCTCTCCATCAGGCTGGCTGAGGGCACCAGACTGGCTCCTTGCTAGGGGTAGACAGCAGAGTTGAGGCCGTAGGGAGCGCAGCTCACCACCCTCAGCAGCAGAGCTTAGCTGTGCTAGGCAGGCAACGCAGGGTAAAAATAGAGCCAGAGGAAGCTTGGCAGTGTCCTGTGAccacccccacctgcctgcctcgCCCTCCTCAGTGTCCACCCAGGCAGCCAGGAGCCACTGCAGAGTCCACTGCAGGCCCCTAGAGCCAGCCCAGCTCCAGCGGCTCTACCTCCATGGCCCCAGTCCCTGACTCCCTCTGGCTGGGATATGGATTGAGGGACACAGAGAACAAGCCTGGATTTAGGCCTGTTTGGGTTCCCACATCCTAAAGTCTCAGTGAGAGAAATTCCAGTGTGGCTCTGCTCTCAGGGCAACTTCAGGTGCAGGACCAGGGCCAGGTCTgagggctcccctccccccaaccccagataCCCTGAGCATGGTCCCCAACTTACTtccatggtggggggtgggtaggtaAGCTGCGCGATGGGCTCTGAGCTGGAGACAGCGATGGAGACTCTCATCAATGTGTTCCATGCCCACTCGGGCAAGGAGGGAGACAAGTACAAGCTGAGCAAGAAGGAGCTAAAAGAGCTGCTGCAGACTGAGCTCTCCGGCTTCCTGGACGTGAGCACAGAGCGGGATACAGGGTGGGAtgggtgaggggtggaggaaCAACAACTGGGGATCTCCCTAccatcttcccaccccaccccaactcagTCCAAtcatcttcttcctctcccagacTTCTTTCCTGGATTTTTCTTGGTTCAAGGCAAAATACCCTAATTTGTTAATCACCTGTTAAGTGCTAGGACCCATGCAGACGCATCATTAAAGAAGGCTCACAGTCTAGAAGGGAAAGACTGACACATGGAAGTAAACCATGAACACCAGGAAGTAATCTGTTCAGGAGAGCCCAGAGTTGAAGGATCAAAAGAGGCCCCAGTCTGCTGACAGGAAGCTCAGAAGCACTTACATCCCCGTCCCCATGAATCCTTGGGCCAGCCACTTAGGAACTACACAGAGCTTTAACAGAATTGCCAGAAAGGACTTCGGGACAATACTAACCTGACTGAAGTGGGCTTCTCCAAAGAGGTGGCACTTGAGCCATGGATTTCCACTGGAATATTATTAGGATAAATGTAGACATATTAGGAGGTACCTGCATGAACAAAAGCctggaagaaagaacatggagCATGCTCAGTAGTTTTGACCAGAGTAAAAGGATGCAGAAAAATAGGCTGCAAATGCTGATTATTCTATAATAAAGAAGCCAGGAGAAAGTGCACCAGCTTTGAGGTTTTATCAGGCCTGGGCTCCAATTCTGACCCTGCCACCTTCCAGCTGTGTCACTTGGGCACGTTATTTAACACCAATTGTTAATTTGTTTATTCTCTAGTATGCAAATAATGAAACCTACCTCATACTGTTTGTGTTAGAATTAACAATTTTACAAGACAATCCCTGTAAAGCTTCTCTAGGCACTCAACATATGGTAATCGATGTTGTTATTACTCTGCCTTGTTAAGGGGTTTATTCTGTAGGTAACAGGAGGCCACCAGTGTTAGTTTTAAGGAGGGACTCCGAACAGTCCCACAATTAGATGTAGTTCTGCCTCTTGCtcatctctgccttcttcccaaTAAACTACCCCCTCTTGCCCCTGATTCAGTACTATTCATCTCCCTACAAACCCAcctctccatctcctccctccaCAGGCCCAGAAGGATGCAGATGCTGTGGACAAGGTGATGAAAGAGCTAGACGAGAATGGAGATGGGGAGGTAGACTTCCAGGAGTACGTGGTGCTGGTGGCTGCCCTCACAGTAGCCTGCAACAATTTTTTCTGGGAGAACAGTTGAGCAGACAGCCCCAGTGGGCAGcgcccttccccctccttccccctcaccccacttttCCCTCCCTACACTCCTACCCTTGCCCACCCTCCACCAAGGGCGCAAGAGTAGTGGGCCAAGCCTGCAACTCATCTTTCATTAAAGGCTCTTCTCTGGCCAGCTGCTGTCTGTCTCCTTTGGGGCCTGGGAGTGAGTAAATCAAGGTTGCTCACTCCCAATTCACCTTATTTGGGAAGGGATCTTATTCGGAGAGAGGTCAAGGGGACATTACATCTTCCTAGCTGAGGAATGCTCAAGGCCCAGGAAGGTAGGTGTTCAAAGTTCCAGCTGCAAAGACAGAAGAATTTCCCTTCAGTCTGCAAAgaatatttactgaggacctacCATGTGCTAAACATTGTGTAGAAACTGGGGGTGTAGTGGTGCACAAAACAAACACGACCCTTACTGTCACATAGGTAAAGTCCAGTAAGGATGCCAGaccattaaacacacacacacacacacacacacacaaatgctagGAAGAAAACGAAAGGATCATGATGCATGTATATGCAGAAGGGTTGAAGatgtgttcattcactcattcctcaAACATCTGAGTATTTTTATTGTGTACCCAGGCATAAGAAAAATCCTGTGTAGGTCTGCATCGAAACGCACAGGACTGGCAGATGGGGAGGGCATGGAAGGGGGAGCAGGGACACAAAGACACCCCCCATAGGGATTTAACAATATTCAGgacgagaaaaatatgcacagGCATTGGTGACCGGCGGAGGATCCGGCGCCCTGGCCTTGGCTGGGGCGTCTATGGCTCTTCGCGTCCAGCACCGGGGCCCAGGTGCTCGGGAAGAGGCACCGAGGCAAATCCTCGGTGGATTTGCAGGGGCGGAGCGCCGCGACATCTTTCTCCCCGAGACCGAAACTGCTCTAAGAGGTCCAGGTTACAACCACCCTGCCTGGACCGAGAACCTCCGAGACCACCAACCGCGAGCACTGGCCTCGCCCctccgggggcggggcggagTGTAACTCACACCCCACCTTTGCTAAAGCCCCGCCTTCCCCCTAGGGCTCCGCCCCAAGCCCCGCGCAGGCGTAGCGCTCACCTTCTCCCATCACCGGGCTGTGCGCGGATCTGACGTCCGGCGTAATTGCGTCGACGCCATTTTAGCCGGTCCCACTCGGCTCTGGGCGGGGCGGCCATTTTGTTTTGGGCACGGagcgggaggcggcggcggcggctgtgGTGGCACCGACGCAAGGCAGAGAAGGGCCGGCGGGCGAGCAGGCGGACCGGCCGACCAGACAGCCGGCTGGCAACAACGAGCTAACCTAGCAGCCTACCGCTTACACCTCTAACCAACCGCCCACCAAGTCAACTCAGGTTCCGCCGGGCCCCGGCCCGCGCGCCGCAGCCGTGGTGGCAGCCCCGGGAGGCGCACTGGCGT from Neomonachus schauinslandi chromosome 6, ASM220157v2, whole genome shotgun sequence includes:
- the S100A1 gene encoding protein S100-A1 — translated: MGSELETAMETLINVFHAHSGKEGDKYKLSKKELKELLQTELSGFLDAQKDADAVDKVMKELDENGDGEVDFQEYVVLVAALTVACNNFFWENS
- the S100A13 gene encoding protein S100-A13 isoform X2; the encoded protein is MAAEPLTELEAAIETVVSTFFTFAGQGGRKGSLSIDEFRELAAQQLPHLLKDVGSLDEKMKSLDVNQDSELKFHEYWRLIGELAKEIRKERALEIRKK
- the S100A13 gene encoding protein S100-A13 isoform X1; this encodes MLGGRRRARGGPRRSPPSGIKAEAGHLRAGLGLRSLLPSGSCAHLPLPRVLMAAEPLTELEAAIETVVSTFFTFAGQGGRKGSLSIDEFRELAAQQLPHLLKDVGSLDEKMKSLDVNQDSELKFHEYWRLIGELAKEIRKERALEIRKK